A region of Cucumis melo cultivar AY chromosome 2, USDA_Cmelo_AY_1.0, whole genome shotgun sequence DNA encodes the following proteins:
- the LOC103501540 gene encoding anaphase-promoting complex subunit 4 — METDEAERVLPFQLQFDKPIASQVKIAEWNPEKDLLAMVTEDSKILLHRFNWQRLWTISPGRSIKSLCWRPDGKVIAVGLEDGTVLLHDVENGKLLRSLKSHAVAVVSLNWVEDSQLITDKNEILSTYEDRTRRIFPPAPTIPRMPGLVSGDTGFIDDSEDSFTELSNSSQQRFNILCSGDKDGSICFSIFGVFPIGKINIHELHIPLQDASASCHLLNAEIYKVALSKDFCRLVVMCSGELVGHGHDPRKIQITVQGVHGMHSLVLDTSIFRKRKSELHQVAQQASNIGELTEVIRVSLSVMSKQWSDAMHTFREKFDSLSTLIVNHGLDSSAQEEFLSILGGARTSPPVHQFLVNSLGEVGAKRVSKAISGAGSELQLIVLDHLQPAAEIIGFRMGELLGISRWRARFQGVGLDEKLMHNATEKVGTLLVQVERFMRVLSTVLQQFSNFFNWLIRCIKLLMSEPSDQLLPYNSELVVIFLKFLYNQDPVNKLLEASENDNNIEIDSELVERVRELALFGGFADCEFLRRTLGLEFQQMESSFKEAFLMPFITISRKILCEDIISLFPFPSSSSCLSSHVPLSVSYYEDSSEVVPADLSCEQKFIDYISFRVPDDSFAEIANCVGIVRRFIHDQSCSNEDHSSSEAVLISIPDGSQCVDLSLYKDGQIVLLLNETASTSESSVGSYMMVVKVDDLPFVSVPRSPCLDNWKILQLKDNVVPLQMENEKVRNISHAVISPLAVSASRGVACVFAARKRALVYILEEDEDEVSDAE, encoded by the exons ATGGAAACCGACGAGGCCGAGCGTGTGCTTCCATTTCAGCTCCAATTCGACAAGCCTATTGCCTCGCAG GTTAAAATTGCCGAGTGGAACCCTGAAAAGGATTTGCTAGCCATGGTCACGGAAGACTCGAAAATTTTGCTCCACCGTTTCAACTGGCAGAGGTTGTGGACTATATCGCCTG GAAGGTCTATAAAATCGTTATGTTGGAGGCCTGATGGTAAGGTGATAGCAGTGGGACTTGAAGATGGGACAGTTTTATTGCATGATGTTGAA AATGGAAAGTTGTTGAGAAGCCTAAAGTCTCATGCAGTTGCTGTGGTTAGTCTAAATTGGGTGGAGGATAGCCAGTTGATTACA GACAAAAATGAAATCTTGTCAACTTATGAAGATCGCACTCGCCGTATTTTCCCTCCTGCTCCTACAATTCCTCGAATGCCTGGACTTGTTTCTGGAGATACTGGTTTCATTGACGACTCTGAAGACTCATTTACGGAGTTGTCAAATTCTTCGCAACAGCGGTTTAACATCTTGTGCAGTGGTGACAAAGATGGAAGCATCTGTTTCAGCATATTTGGCGTTTTTCCAATTGGAAAAATA AACATACACGAGCTTCATATTCCTCTTCAAGATGCTAGTGCTTCGTGTCACCTTCTGAATGCTGAAATTTACAAG GTTGCTTTATCGAAGGATTTTTGTCGTTTGGTAGTCATGTGCTCAGGAGAACTCGTTGGTCATGGGCATGATCCAAGAAAAATACAGATCACTGTTCAAGGTGTGCATGGCATGCATTCTTTAGTGCTTGATACTTCAATCTTTAGGAAGAG GAAAAGTGAGCTGCATCAGGTAGCTCAACAAGCTTCTAACATTGGGGAATTGACTGAGGTAATAAGGGTATCGTTATCAGTAATGAGTAAGCAGTGGTCTGATGCCATGCACACTTTCCGAGAGAAGTTTGACTCTTTATCCACGCTGATAGTTAACCATG GACTTGATTCATCTGCCCAAGAGGAGTTTCTTAGCATTCTAGGTGGTGCACGAACTAGTCCTCCGGTTCACCAATTTTTAGTTAACTCTCTTGGTGAAGTG GGTGCAAAGCGTGTGTCTAAGGCTATTTCTGGGGCTGGCAGTGAACTCCAACTTATTGTCCTAGATCATCTTCAG CCTGCTGCAGAAATCATTGGATTTCGAATGGGTGAACTATTAGGGATTTCTAGATGGCGTGCACGTTTTCAGGGAGTTGGTTTGGATGAGAAGCTTATGCACAATGCTACAGAAAAGGTTGGTACGCTACTTGTGCAAGTTGAACGATTTATGAGGGTGCTTTCAACAGTCTTGCAGCAG TTCTCAAACTTCTTTAACTGGCTTATACGATGTATTAAACTACTTATGTCAGAGCCGAGTGATCAACTTCTACCTTATAATAG TGAACTTGTTGTCATTTTCTTGAAGTTTTTATACAATCAAGATCCTGTTAATAAGCTGCTTGAAGCATCTGAAAACGACAACAATATTGAGATTGACTC GGAACTTGTTGAAAGAGTAAGAGAATTGGCTCTATTTGGGGGATTTGCAGATTGTGAATTTTTAAGGAGGACACTTGGTCTGGAATTTCAGCAGATGGAATCTAG TTTTAAGGAAGCTTTTCTTATGCCCTTTATTACAATCTCAAGAAAAATACTTTGTGAAGATATAATATCCCTATTCCCCTTTCCATCCTCGTCAAGTTGCCTGTCTTCACATGTTCCTCTCTCCGTTTCATACTATGAG GATTCCTCTGAAGTTGTTCCTGCCGATCTAAGTTGTGAGCAGAAGTTTATAGATTATATATCTTTCAGAGTCCCCGATGATTCTTTTGCAGAAATTGCAAATTGTGTAGGCATAGTCAGGAGATTCATCCATGACCAGAGCTGCTCAAACGAGGACCATTCCTCATCGGAAGCAGTCTTAATATCTATTCCTGATGGTTCTCAGTGTGTTGATCTTTCTTTGTACAAG GATGGACAGATTGTTTTGTTATTAAATGAAACTGCTTCTACTTCTGAAAGCTCTGTTGGTTCCTATATGATGGTTGTGAAAGTAGATGACCTTCCGTTTGTATCTGTGCCAAGATCTCCCTGTCTGGACAATTGGAAGATCCTTCAACTTAAG GATAATGTTGTCCCTCTGCAAATGGAGAATGAGAAAGTTCGCAACATTTCTCATGCTGTCATTTCTCCTTTGGCTGTTAGTG CATCAAGAGGAGTGGCTTGTGTTTTTGCTGCGAGAAAGCGAGCGTTGGTCTACATCCTAGAGGAAGATGAGGATGAAGTATCAGATGCTGAGTGA